The Mesorhizobium sp. NBSH29 genome has a segment encoding these proteins:
- a CDS encoding DUF922 domain-containing protein, whose product MRFITLTAMTTAALCAFQAPANAGVKVTIKQASYEISGKSGATLLDAMDRSGPKHGFLTRAIAQTRYTVGWNIVWAQNGKQCRVKKADALLSITYTFPQLKDRLAPDMQRRWTGFIKGVTRHEETHGRIARQMVTAADRVVSATRMAHDPGCRQSQALVKKKVATIYAEYEKRQVLFDKKEHSSHGNVESLVLALKK is encoded by the coding sequence ATGCGCTTCATCACCCTGACCGCGATGACGACAGCCGCGCTGTGTGCGTTCCAGGCGCCGGCCAATGCGGGTGTGAAGGTGACGATCAAGCAGGCGAGCTACGAGATCAGCGGAAAAAGCGGCGCAACCCTGCTTGACGCAATGGACCGAAGTGGGCCCAAGCACGGGTTTTTGACGCGTGCGATTGCTCAGACCCGCTACACGGTCGGTTGGAACATTGTATGGGCACAAAACGGCAAGCAGTGCCGCGTCAAAAAGGCCGACGCACTGCTTTCGATCACCTATACATTTCCGCAGCTGAAGGACCGCCTGGCGCCCGACATGCAACGCCGCTGGACGGGCTTCATCAAGGGTGTTACCCGCCATGAAGAAACCCATGGCCGTATTGCCCGCCAGATGGTGACTGCTGCCGACCGGGTCGTCTCCGCAACCCGGATGGCGCATGACCCGGGATGTCGGCAATCCCAGGCCCTGGTGAAGAAGAAGGTTGCTACCATCTACGCTGAATATGAAAAACGTCAGGTCCTGTTCGACAAGAAGGAGCATTCCTCCCACGGCAATGTTGAAAGCCTGGTTCTGGCGCTGAAGAAATAG
- a CDS encoding uracil-DNA glycosylase, protein MTVTRDPPPSLRDLLGFYADAGVDEPLEDLPVDRFAQSAAAKAKLALPAQARAPEARASSRQMAGENNAGSVLQSQAAAIPDGAQVALAREAAQSANSLDALKNVMAAFEGCNLKLTAKNLVFADGNPDADLMLVGEAPGRDEDLEGLPFVGRSGLLLDRILAAIGRDRTSAYIANVIPWRPPGNRDPSPMETEICRPFIERQIELAAPKILVALGNPSTRLLLQTQAGIMRMRGNWGVHRTPSGLEIPTMPTLHPAYLLRNPAHKKLSWRDFLDVKMKLKDLG, encoded by the coding sequence ATGACCGTGACACGAGACCCACCTCCCAGCCTTAGAGACCTGCTCGGCTTTTATGCCGATGCCGGGGTCGACGAGCCATTGGAAGATCTGCCTGTCGACCGGTTTGCGCAAAGTGCCGCAGCCAAGGCCAAACTGGCGTTGCCGGCACAGGCCCGCGCACCGGAAGCCCGTGCGAGCAGCCGACAAATGGCTGGTGAAAACAACGCTGGATCGGTCCTCCAGTCGCAAGCCGCTGCTATCCCGGACGGTGCGCAGGTCGCGCTGGCGAGAGAGGCGGCGCAGAGTGCCAATTCTCTCGACGCGCTGAAAAACGTCATGGCCGCGTTTGAGGGCTGTAATCTGAAACTGACAGCCAAGAATTTGGTGTTTGCCGATGGCAATCCGGACGCCGACCTGATGCTGGTGGGCGAGGCGCCTGGGCGCGACGAGGATCTCGAAGGCCTGCCGTTTGTGGGGCGCTCCGGGCTATTGCTTGACCGCATCCTGGCCGCCATTGGCCGCGACCGCACCAGCGCCTATATCGCCAATGTCATCCCGTGGCGACCGCCTGGCAACCGCGACCCGTCGCCAATGGAGACCGAGATTTGCCGGCCGTTTATCGAACGCCAAATCGAGCTGGCAGCGCCGAAAATTCTGGTCGCGCTTGGCAATCCTTCGACCAGGCTTTTGCTGCAGACCCAGGCGGGGATCATGCGCATGCGTGGAAACTGGGGTGTGCATCGCACGCCATCGGGGCTCGAAATTCCCACGATGCCAACGTTACATCCGGCATATCTGCTTCGCAATCCGGCGCACAAGAAGCTTTCCTGGAGGGATTTTCTGGACGTGAAAATGAAGCTCAAAGACCTCGGATGA
- a CDS encoding ABC transporter ATP-binding protein/permease: MRSFWPLMRAYWVSESWKEAWALTAMIAFLTALSSKAGVWIAEASGELVSAIATLHSGSFEDPLAALLYAAGVLVALVVFKDIAFIGIRHLFSTTLHRKWRGWLDLRFNRALLDGNHTHLHLQHGVAGENVEAPPDNVDQRVQESIKGMTGGAIGLAMGVIGVTTSLFFVGQKLLETSTAVQGLEFLGVYGSVILALTVVAIYVPVNTYIAVKLGGLMERLSITMQKAEGSYRAELTTFLRRSFHVAAAGGEGVQQEIHKRLYVDIDRTWTKLNWVHAGYMSFELIYNFIAARIVAYGPGLLPYVNQKIDLKGYVTGAELVNSLIGQCSWFIHVMPSIATLKANARRITDLANAIENVQTPQHFYRLTGRNAFRHGTQHPVFGLTVRQMSLMHHGDDAKPFVTASNLRFRRGEWTLIKGESGSGKTSMIKALNGLWPYGEGDIAFPEGIRSYYAAQDVKLQHIALKRLVCLPHSGEDYTDAAVSAALEHAGLGEFVGGLGEETRAGTPWDLVLSGGQKQKLVLARILLQQPGILFLDEATAALDPDAKIAFHQALRDHCPEMTVISVMHEAEPPRSITGKSFYDSIVLVEDAIATKRPIAANPAPDAAALRPSAPTGLVGIRGRLLR; this comes from the coding sequence ATGCGCAGCTTCTGGCCTTTGATGCGAGCCTATTGGGTTTCAGAAAGCTGGAAGGAAGCTTGGGCGCTCACCGCGATGATCGCTTTTCTCACAGCACTTTCCTCCAAAGCAGGCGTCTGGATCGCAGAAGCTTCTGGCGAACTGGTCAGCGCAATTGCCACGCTCCATTCAGGCAGCTTTGAAGATCCGCTCGCTGCTTTACTCTATGCGGCTGGAGTGCTGGTGGCGCTGGTTGTGTTCAAGGATATCGCCTTCATCGGCATCCGCCATCTCTTCTCCACCACGCTCCACCGCAAATGGCGCGGCTGGCTCGACCTGCGCTTCAACCGGGCGCTGCTGGACGGCAATCACACTCATCTTCACCTTCAGCATGGCGTTGCCGGTGAAAACGTCGAGGCGCCGCCGGACAATGTCGATCAGCGCGTGCAGGAATCCATCAAGGGCATGACCGGCGGCGCCATCGGCCTTGCGATGGGTGTGATTGGCGTCACCACATCGCTGTTCTTCGTCGGCCAGAAGCTGCTTGAAACCTCAACTGCGGTCCAGGGGCTGGAATTCCTTGGCGTCTATGGCAGCGTCATCCTGGCGCTGACCGTTGTCGCCATCTATGTGCCGGTCAATACCTACATTGCAGTAAAGCTTGGCGGCCTGATGGAACGTCTCTCCATCACCATGCAAAAAGCCGAAGGCAGCTACCGCGCCGAGCTAACCACGTTCCTGCGCCGCAGCTTCCACGTTGCCGCCGCCGGAGGAGAGGGCGTGCAACAGGAGATACACAAACGGCTGTATGTCGATATCGACCGCACCTGGACAAAGCTCAATTGGGTCCATGCCGGCTATATGTCGTTTGAGCTGATCTACAATTTTATTGCGGCTCGCATCGTAGCCTACGGGCCGGGTCTGCTACCCTATGTCAACCAGAAGATCGACCTCAAGGGCTATGTCACCGGCGCCGAACTCGTCAATTCGCTGATCGGCCAATGCTCCTGGTTCATTCACGTGATGCCCTCGATTGCCACGCTGAAGGCCAATGCGCGTCGCATTACCGATCTCGCCAATGCCATTGAAAACGTCCAGACACCGCAGCATTTCTACCGTCTTACAGGCCGCAACGCGTTTCGCCATGGCACTCAGCATCCAGTCTTCGGCCTGACGGTGCGCCAAATGTCACTGATGCATCACGGTGACGATGCGAAGCCGTTCGTCACGGCGTCCAATCTGCGCTTCCGGCGCGGTGAGTGGACACTGATCAAGGGTGAATCCGGTTCGGGAAAAACCTCGATGATCAAGGCTCTCAACGGGCTTTGGCCCTATGGCGAAGGCGATATCGCGTTTCCCGAAGGTATCCGCAGCTACTACGCAGCGCAGGATGTGAAATTGCAGCACATTGCGCTCAAACGGCTCGTATGCCTGCCGCATTCGGGCGAGGACTACACCGATGCCGCCGTTAGCGCCGCGCTCGAGCACGCCGGCCTCGGCGAATTTGTAGGCGGGCTGGGAGAGGAGACGCGCGCGGGGACGCCCTGGGACCTCGTGCTTTCCGGAGGCCAGAAGCAGAAACTGGTGCTTGCCCGCATCCTGTTGCAGCAGCCCGGCATCCTCTTTCTCGACGAGGCGACCGCGGCGCTGGACCCTGACGCAAAGATCGCATTCCATCAGGCTTTACGCGACCATTGCCCCGAGATGACGGTCATCAGCGTGATGCACGAAGCCGAGCCACCGCGCAGCATCACCGGGAAAAGCTTTTACGACAGCATCGTGCTTGTCGAAGACGCCATCGCCACCAAGCGGCCTATCGCTGCCAACCCTGCGCCCGATGCGGCAGCGCTGCGTCCCTCCGCACCAACCGGCCTCGTCGGTATTAGGGGCAGGCTGCTGAGATAA
- a CDS encoding DUF922 domain-containing Zn-dependent protease — MSEREGRHMRGSNGIFLSAVLTLSPVPLFAAEWKASEVEKPYAISGSDGLSLYQSIGENGPQLAIGTRTVAHTTFVLKWSRNYQPQGNACTLVAAKPFLTITYTLPKPSAKLTGETAQRWSTFIEGIRAHEKVHGEHIKELVRTIEATTVGVTVENDRDCKKIRQQLQVPLKAASDRQRQQGRDFDAVEMADGGNIHQLIIGLVKEP; from the coding sequence ATGAGCGAACGAGAAGGCAGACATATGCGCGGCAGCAACGGAATTTTTCTATCTGCAGTCCTGACGCTCTCTCCGGTTCCGCTATTTGCGGCGGAGTGGAAGGCCAGTGAGGTTGAAAAGCCGTACGCCATTTCGGGATCGGATGGCTTGTCGCTTTACCAGTCGATCGGCGAGAACGGACCCCAACTCGCGATAGGCACCCGCACCGTAGCCCATACCACTTTCGTGCTGAAATGGTCGCGCAACTATCAGCCACAGGGCAACGCCTGCACGCTAGTCGCCGCAAAGCCTTTCCTCACCATCACCTACACGTTGCCCAAGCCGTCTGCGAAACTGACCGGCGAAACCGCACAACGCTGGTCTACCTTCATCGAGGGTATCCGCGCTCATGAAAAGGTGCATGGCGAGCATATCAAGGAGCTGGTGCGCACCATCGAGGCGACGACCGTCGGGGTGACCGTCGAGAACGATCGCGACTGCAAGAAGATCCGCCAGCAGCTCCAAGTGCCGCTCAAGGCTGCCTCCGACCGCCAGCGCCAGCAGGGACGCGACTTCGACGCGGTTGAGATGGCTGATGGCGGAAACATCCATCAGTTGATCATCGGCCTGGTCAAGGAACCCTGA
- a CDS encoding electron transfer flavoprotein-ubiquinone oxidoreductase — MSEIERESMEFDVVIVGAGPAGLAAAIRLKQINSELSVVVLEKAAEVGAHILSGAVVDPSGINRLLPDWRDDADHPFKTEVTDDHFLFLTEKKGFRLPNFMMPPLMNNHGNYIVSLGNVCRWLATKAEALGVEIYPGFAAVSLTHDEKGAVTGVITGDMGVERDGSHGPGFAPGMALLGKYVLIGEGARGSLAKQLIANFGLAEGREPPKFGLGLKELWQVKPEHHKPGLVQHSFGWPLDMQTGGGSFLYHLEDNQVAVGFVVHLNYKNPYLAPFEEFQRFKTHPSIRGTFEGAKRLSYGARAITEGGYQSMPKLVFPGGALLGCAAGMVNVPRIKGSHNAVLSGMQAAEHAAAAIAEGRSHDELSGYEAGWRDSDIGKDLKKVRNAKPLWSRFGTVLGVSLGGFDMWTNTLFGFSLFGTMGHGKPDYASTEPAEKHQKIVYPRPDGVLTFDRLSSVFLSNTNHEEDQPVHLQVKDMDLQKRSEYSVFAGPSARYCPAAVYEWVDADGNSIASEPGHDDARYVINAQNCVHCKTCDIKDPNQNINWVPPQGGEGPVYPNM, encoded by the coding sequence ATGAGCGAGATCGAACGCGAAAGCATGGAATTCGACGTGGTGATCGTCGGCGCGGGACCCGCAGGTCTGGCCGCCGCGATCCGATTGAAGCAGATCAATTCCGAACTTTCGGTCGTAGTGCTCGAAAAGGCTGCCGAAGTCGGCGCCCACATCCTCTCCGGCGCTGTTGTCGACCCATCCGGTATCAACAGGCTTCTGCCCGACTGGAGAGATGACGCCGACCATCCTTTCAAGACCGAGGTGACAGACGACCACTTCCTGTTCCTGACCGAGAAAAAGGGCTTTCGCCTGCCCAATTTCATGATGCCGCCGCTGATGAACAATCATGGCAATTATATTGTCTCGCTGGGCAACGTCTGCCGCTGGCTTGCCACAAAAGCCGAGGCGCTTGGCGTCGAGATCTATCCGGGCTTTGCCGCCGTCAGCCTGACCCACGATGAAAAGGGCGCAGTCACCGGCGTCATCACCGGCGACATGGGTGTCGAGCGTGATGGCTCTCATGGTCCCGGCTTTGCACCTGGCATGGCGCTGCTCGGTAAATATGTGCTGATCGGCGAGGGCGCGCGCGGCTCGCTCGCCAAGCAGCTCATCGCCAATTTCGGCCTCGCCGAAGGCCGCGAGCCGCCCAAGTTCGGCCTCGGCCTGAAGGAACTCTGGCAGGTCAAGCCGGAGCATCACAAGCCCGGCCTCGTCCAGCACTCCTTCGGCTGGCCGCTGGACATGCAGACGGGCGGTGGCTCGTTCCTCTATCATCTGGAAGACAATCAGGTCGCTGTCGGCTTTGTCGTGCATCTGAACTACAAGAACCCTTATCTCGCGCCCTTTGAGGAGTTCCAGCGCTTCAAAACGCACCCCTCCATTCGCGGTACATTTGAGGGTGCAAAACGGCTGTCCTACGGTGCGCGTGCGATCACCGAGGGTGGCTACCAGTCAATGCCGAAGCTCGTTTTCCCGGGCGGCGCGCTGCTGGGTTGTGCGGCCGGCATGGTCAACGTTCCCCGCATCAAGGGCTCGCACAATGCGGTGCTGTCGGGCATGCAAGCCGCCGAACACGCCGCCGCCGCCATCGCGGAAGGCCGCTCGCATGACGAACTGAGCGGCTACGAGGCCGGCTGGCGCGACAGCGACATCGGAAAAGACCTGAAAAAGGTACGCAACGCCAAACCGCTCTGGTCGCGATTCGGCACAGTGCTGGGCGTCAGCCTGGGCGGGTTCGACATGTGGACCAACACGCTTTTTGGCTTTTCACTGTTCGGTACGATGGGCCACGGCAAACCCGACTATGCGTCCACCGAGCCTGCCGAAAAACACCAGAAGATCGTTTATCCCAGGCCCGACGGCGTCCTTACCTTCGACCGCCTGTCATCTGTATTTCTGTCGAATACCAACCACGAGGAGGACCAGCCGGTCCACCTACAGGTCAAGGACATGGACTTGCAGAAGCGCTCCGAATACAGCGTCTTCGCCGGTCCCTCAGCCCGATACTGCCCGGCTGCAGTCTATGAATGGGTCGATGCCGATGGCAACTCCATCGCCTCCGAGCCGGGGCACGACGATGCGCGTTACGTCATCAACGCGCAGAACTGTGTCCACTGCAAAACCTGTGACATCAAGGACCCGAACCAGAATATCAATTGGGTACCGCCGCAGGGTGGAGAGGGTCCCGTCTACCCAAACATGTAA
- a CDS encoding AMP nucleosidase → MEKRIYPNAIESVARPEPFPRQDFNDATKAVAALRELYERNTSFLRQSFEKLSEGGPNNQRFRAFYPEVSATTNSYGQIDTRLAYGHMPAPGHYATTITRPDLFDSYLTEQLRLIIRNHGVPITIGESETPIPLHFAFLEGTHVDASAADRIKRPLRDIFDVPDLNATDDHIANGTFEPIPGVPLPLAPFTAQRIDYSLHRLSHYTATSPQHFQNFVLFTNYQFYIDEFCVYARDLMAEGGRGYSAFVEPGNVVTMAGENAPHDGASPIRMPQMPAYHLVKPGHGGITMINIGVGPSNAKTITDHVAVLRPHAWLMLGHCAGLRNTQALGDYVLAHAYVREDHVLDDDLPVWVPVPPLAEVQVALQEAVAEVTGLSGYDLKRIMRTGTVATIDNRNWELREQRGPVQRLSQSRAIALDMESATIAANGFRFRVPYGTLLCVSDKPLHGELKLPGMATDFYKRQVAQHLSIGIRAVEKLAEMPPERLHSRKLRSFSETAFQ, encoded by the coding sequence ATGGAAAAGCGAATCTATCCCAATGCCATCGAATCCGTTGCCCGACCGGAGCCATTTCCCCGTCAGGATTTTAATGACGCCACGAAAGCAGTGGCTGCGCTAAGAGAGCTGTACGAGCGCAACACCAGTTTTCTTCGCCAGTCCTTTGAAAAACTTTCTGAGGGCGGCCCCAACAACCAGCGTTTTCGCGCGTTTTACCCAGAAGTCAGCGCCACAACAAACTCCTACGGCCAGATCGATACGCGATTGGCCTATGGCCACATGCCAGCGCCTGGCCACTATGCCACCACGATCACCCGACCCGACCTGTTCGATAGCTACCTGACCGAGCAATTGCGTCTGATCATCCGCAATCACGGCGTGCCGATCACGATTGGCGAATCCGAGACGCCGATCCCGCTGCATTTTGCTTTCCTGGAGGGAACCCATGTCGATGCCTCAGCGGCTGACCGCATCAAACGGCCGTTGCGTGATATTTTCGACGTGCCCGACCTAAACGCCACCGATGATCACATCGCCAATGGCACGTTTGAGCCTATTCCCGGCGTACCGCTTCCGCTGGCACCGTTTACCGCGCAGCGGATCGACTATTCGCTGCACCGGCTGTCGCATTACACTGCCACCAGTCCACAGCATTTCCAGAACTTTGTGCTGTTTACCAACTACCAGTTCTATATCGACGAATTTTGCGTCTACGCGCGTGACCTGATGGCAGAGGGCGGTCGCGGCTATTCAGCCTTCGTGGAACCCGGCAATGTTGTCACGATGGCCGGTGAAAACGCGCCCCATGACGGCGCCTCGCCGATCCGTATGCCGCAGATGCCAGCCTACCATCTGGTAAAACCCGGCCATGGCGGCATCACCATGATCAATATCGGCGTCGGCCCCTCCAACGCCAAGACGATCACCGATCATGTGGCCGTCCTGCGCCCGCATGCCTGGCTTATGCTTGGCCACTGCGCCGGACTGCGTAACACGCAGGCGCTGGGCGATTATGTACTAGCGCATGCTTATGTGCGCGAAGACCATGTGCTGGACGATGATCTGCCGGTGTGGGTACCGGTGCCGCCGCTCGCCGAGGTACAGGTAGCGCTGCAGGAGGCAGTGGCTGAAGTGACCGGCCTTTCGGGCTATGACCTGAAGCGCATCATGCGCACGGGTACGGTGGCCACCATCGACAATCGAAACTGGGAACTGCGCGAACAACGCGGTCCGGTCCAGCGACTTTCCCAGAGTCGGGCGATTGCGCTTGATATGGAATCGGCGACGATTGCTGCGAACGGATTTCGCTTCCGCGTGCCTTACGGCACTTTGCTATGCGTTTCCGACAAGCCGCTGCATGGAGAATTGAAGCTGCCCGGCATGGCGACCGACTTCTACAAGCGGCAGGTGGCACAGCATCTTTCCATCGGCATCCGCGCGGTGGAGAAGCTTGCCGAAATGCCGCCTGAAAGGCTGCATTCGCGCAAACTGCGCAGTTTTTCGGAGACCGCGTTCCAGTAG
- a CDS encoding glutathione S-transferase N-terminal domain-containing protein encodes MANQTAPIELYYWPTPNGWKISIMLEELGAPYEVKYVNIGKGEQFEPDFLNIAPNNRMPAIMDPEGPGGEPISVFESGAILQYLGRKFGKFYPTDERARVEVEQWLFWQIGGLGPMAGQAHHFRQYAPEKIKYGIDRYTNECNRLYGVLNKRLADREFIAGEYSIADMASVGWIKPYKNQGQEIESFPHLKRWFDTLMARPAVQRGVELGQEHRRNIADDQEAQKVLFGQKAR; translated from the coding sequence ATGGCCAACCAGACCGCGCCAATCGAACTCTATTACTGGCCGACACCCAATGGCTGGAAAATCTCCATTATGCTGGAGGAGCTGGGCGCGCCCTATGAGGTGAAATACGTTAACATCGGCAAGGGCGAGCAGTTCGAACCGGATTTCCTGAACATTGCCCCCAACAACCGGATGCCGGCGATCATGGACCCAGAGGGCCCGGGCGGCGAACCGATCTCAGTCTTTGAGTCTGGCGCGATTCTGCAATATCTCGGTCGCAAGTTCGGCAAGTTCTACCCGACGGACGAGCGCGCCCGTGTCGAAGTGGAGCAATGGTTGTTTTGGCAGATCGGTGGGTTGGGCCCGATGGCCGGCCAGGCGCATCACTTCCGCCAATATGCGCCAGAGAAAATCAAGTATGGCATCGACCGCTACACTAATGAATGCAACCGCCTTTATGGCGTGCTGAACAAGCGGTTGGCCGATCGCGAATTCATTGCAGGCGAATATTCGATCGCCGACATGGCCTCGGTTGGCTGGATCAAGCCCTATAAGAATCAGGGTCAGGAGATTGAGAGTTTTCCGCATCTCAAGCGCTGGTTCGACACCCTGATGGCGCGCCCCGCCGTCCAGCGCGGTGTGGAGCTCGGCCAAGAGCACCGCCGCAACATTGCCGACGACCAGGAAGCGCAAAAGGTTCTGTTTGGTCAAAAAGCGCGCTGA
- a CDS encoding endonuclease/exonuclease/phosphatase family protein, translating into MILRTLLPLATFVLAALLSLSFLGRVHPAFDSIAHFRGHLAVLLAVGAALLLASGLWKEGALGVVFALAALWSVSASYSFSGIASVHAAVPQADAPVYRLLQMNLRFDNQSPENVLSLIARTRPDVITLNEVSAQWKPALDRIEAAYPHRIFCAGRSHVGGVALLSRRPFSDTSPARCFARGSLAIAAVDFGGETVDVAALHLGWPWPRRQAAQIDAISGILATLGDAAILAGDFNATGWSTATRRVAEAGGLTPTDGIGATWLHRKLPKSLRRWVGLPIDQVMGKGRLTVQSAKVETDAGSDHLPILVTFTISPRPTEPDEAAPAITVDLGPTDGQAS; encoded by the coding sequence ATGATCTTGCGCACCCTGCTTCCACTGGCAACATTTGTGCTCGCCGCACTGCTCTCGCTCTCCTTTCTGGGACGCGTTCATCCGGCCTTCGATTCCATCGCTCATTTTCGCGGGCACCTAGCTGTGCTGCTTGCGGTTGGTGCGGCACTGCTTCTGGCCTCCGGCTTGTGGAAAGAAGGCGCTCTGGGCGTGGTATTTGCACTGGCAGCGCTGTGGAGCGTTTCGGCATCATATTCCTTCTCCGGGATAGCGTCTGTCCATGCCGCAGTTCCCCAAGCGGATGCGCCGGTCTACCGGTTGCTGCAGATGAACCTTCGGTTTGACAATCAATCCCCGGAAAATGTCCTCTCGCTGATTGCACGGACGCGGCCGGACGTCATCACGCTGAACGAGGTATCGGCGCAATGGAAGCCGGCACTCGACAGGATCGAGGCCGCTTACCCGCACCGCATATTTTGCGCCGGACGCAGTCATGTCGGAGGTGTTGCTTTGCTGTCGCGGCGGCCTTTTTCGGACACGTCGCCGGCGCGTTGTTTTGCGCGCGGATCACTGGCAATTGCCGCAGTCGATTTCGGCGGGGAGACTGTCGATGTCGCAGCACTCCACCTCGGCTGGCCGTGGCCGCGACGCCAGGCTGCCCAAATCGATGCGATTTCTGGAATTCTCGCCACGCTTGGTGATGCAGCGATCCTGGCAGGCGATTTCAACGCCACCGGCTGGAGTACTGCAACACGGCGGGTAGCTGAGGCAGGAGGCCTGACACCAACGGACGGCATTGGCGCAACATGGTTGCACCGAAAGCTCCCTAAAAGTCTGCGGCGGTGGGTTGGCCTGCCCATCGACCAAGTCATGGGTAAAGGACGCCTTACGGTTCAATCAGCGAAAGTAGAGACCGATGCGGGATCGGACCATCTGCCTATTCTGGTGACATTCACAATTTCGCCTCGGCCTACAGAACCGGATGAGGCAGCACCCGCTATCACGGTCGACCTCGGCCCGACCGATGGACAGGCGAGCTGA
- a CDS encoding DMT family transporter → MQKQPEKLAGQHYAGAPTSPLKGILLKIFSVAIFVAMSSFIKASGQLPAGQIVFFRSLFAVLPILVFLGFRGELSTALSTKKPINHILRGVVGVTAMMLSFFALTRLPLPEAITLNYAQPLLVVVFSALFLGEKIRFFRWGAVIVGLIGVAIISWPKMTLAGSATGLSNAEVAGVMAALAGAGVSAIAMLLVRNLVRTEKSATIVFWFSLTASAAGLLTLPFGWQALSIEQAAFLIAAGICGGIAQIFMTEAYRHAEASTVAPFEYTSMLLGIGVGYLIFGDQPTVHMLIGGTIVVMAGIFIIWRERQLGLARGAARKLVPPQG, encoded by the coding sequence ATGCAAAAACAACCCGAAAAGCTGGCCGGTCAGCACTATGCCGGCGCTCCAACATCGCCGCTGAAAGGCATCCTGCTCAAAATATTTTCGGTGGCGATCTTTGTCGCTATGTCGTCTTTCATCAAGGCAAGCGGCCAGCTTCCAGCTGGGCAGATTGTTTTTTTCCGCTCTCTCTTTGCTGTTCTGCCAATCCTCGTCTTTCTGGGTTTTCGCGGCGAACTTTCTACTGCGCTTTCGACCAAGAAACCGATCAATCACATCCTGCGCGGCGTGGTCGGCGTCACCGCGATGATGCTCAGCTTTTTCGCGCTAACGCGCCTGCCGCTGCCCGAGGCGATCACACTCAATTATGCGCAGCCGTTGCTTGTAGTGGTATTCAGTGCCCTTTTCCTGGGCGAGAAAATCCGCTTTTTTCGCTGGGGTGCGGTCATCGTCGGCCTGATCGGCGTGGCGATCATATCGTGGCCGAAAATGACGCTTGCCGGCAGTGCCACGGGCTTGAGCAACGCGGAGGTGGCCGGTGTGATGGCTGCATTGGCCGGGGCGGGGGTTTCGGCCATCGCCATGCTGCTGGTGCGCAATCTTGTGCGCACCGAAAAGAGCGCCACTATCGTGTTCTGGTTTTCGCTGACCGCAAGTGCCGCCGGGCTTTTGACGTTGCCGTTCGGTTGGCAGGCACTGAGCATAGAGCAGGCCGCGTTTCTCATAGCCGCAGGTATCTGCGGCGGCATCGCGCAGATTTTCATGACCGAGGCGTATCGCCACGCAGAAGCATCGACAGTGGCACCTTTCGAGTACACCTCAATGCTGCTGGGCATAGGGGTCGGCTACCTGATCTTCGGTGATCAGCCGACCGTCCATATGCTGATTGGTGGCACTATCGTTGTCATGGCCGGCATTTTTATAATCTGGCGCGAGCGCCAACTGGGCCTGGCGCGGGGTGCTGCCCGCAAGCTGGTGCCACCGCAAGGCTGA
- a CDS encoding helix-turn-helix domain-containing protein — MMHSRASRSPIGTLLRDWRAKRRLSQLDLASEAEISQRHLSFVESGRARPSRDMVLRLAEMLNVPLRERNRMLHAAGFAPVFGERPLDDPALLPAMEAVRAVLKGHEPFPSLAVDRHWNVIATNGALAPFFALVAEPALLQPSANVYRLALHPGGLAPHIVNFAEWRSHLLHRLRAQNDSVADPVLIALEQEITAYPAPATSRSGPTSASHSTIAVPLKLKLGGEVLSFLSTVTVFGTPLDVTLAELAVESLFPADDRTGELLRIIAAQRGEPDS, encoded by the coding sequence ATGATGCATAGCAGAGCCTCCCGAAGCCCGATTGGTACCTTGCTCCGCGACTGGCGCGCCAAGCGCCGGCTGAGCCAACTCGACCTTGCCAGTGAAGCGGAGATTTCCCAGCGCCATCTGAGCTTCGTTGAAAGCGGGCGGGCCCGGCCTTCGCGCGATATGGTGCTGCGGCTGGCCGAGATGCTAAACGTGCCACTGCGCGAGCGCAACCGGATGCTCCATGCTGCCGGCTTCGCGCCGGTCTTCGGTGAACGGCCGCTGGATGATCCCGCGCTCCTCCCTGCCATGGAGGCGGTCCGGGCAGTGCTCAAGGGCCATGAGCCGTTCCCCTCGCTTGCCGTCGACCGCCACTGGAACGTGATTGCGACCAATGGTGCTTTGGCGCCGTTCTTTGCGCTGGTAGCGGAGCCAGCGCTGCTGCAACCATCGGCCAATGTCTATCGTCTGGCCCTTCACCCGGGCGGGCTGGCGCCGCACATCGTCAACTTTGCCGAATGGCGTAGCCATCTGCTGCACCGGCTGCGGGCGCAAAATGATTCAGTGGCAGACCCTGTATTGATCGCGCTCGAACAGGAGATCACCGCCTATCCGGCGCCTGCGACCAGTCGGTCTGGACCAACCTCAGCAAGTCACTCGACAATCGCAGTGCCGCTGAAGCTGAAGCTCGGCGGTGAAGTGCTTTCATTCCTCTCCACCGTCACTGTCTTCGGCACACCGCTAGACGTAACTCTGGCCGAGCTTGCCGTGGAAAGCCTGTTTCCGGCAGACGACCGCACGGGCGAATTGTTGAGGATCATAGCCGCCCAGCGGGGCGAACCGGATAGCTGA